In the genome of Solirubrobacterales bacterium, the window CGTCACCTTCCGGGCAGGTCGGCTTGACGTTCTCGATCCGGTCGCTGCGCCACGCTTCCAGCATCGGGTTCTCGATCAGCACCAGGTACGGGAGCTCCCGCTGCAGGATGTTGATCATCTGGTGGATCACTTCCCGCCGCTCGTCCAGGTCGAACAGCCCGGACTGTTTCTGGAACAGCCGGTCGTACTCCGCGTTGGAGAAGAAGGAGTCGGAGGATCCACCGATCTCGCCGGTGGTCATGATGCTGAGCAGCAGGCTGACGTCGCCGCTCCAGCCCCAGATGAAGCTGTCGAACTCGGGGGCGGGTTTGCCGTCGACCTGGCGGGCGGTGACCTCGGTCAGCCGGTCCACACTCACCGGCTGCGGCTTGAACTCGATCCCGATCTCCTTGGTCATCTCGGCGATCAGGTTTGCCGCCTGGGCGTCGAACGGTGCCTCCGAGCGGGTCCGTGTGTAGAGGTTGAAGGAGAGGCGGTCACCGTTCTTCTCCCGGATCCCGTCGCTGCCCTTGGTGTAACCCGCATCGTCAAGGATCTGGTTGGCCTTGTCCGGATCGAACGGGTAGACCTCATCCGGCATCTCGAACAACGTCTTGTAGTAGGACGGCAGCAGGCCGTTGGCGACAAAGGCGGTACCGCCCGCCGCGATCTGGTTCAGCCGCTCCCGGTCAACTCCGTAGGCGATCGCCTGCCGCACCGGCAGATCCTGAATTGCCGGATTCAGCTTGGCGTCCGGACAGGTCTTCTTCGCGCACATGTTGAAGGCCATCTCCGTGAACCCCGGGGCCGGACTCTTCAGCGTTTCGACGTTCGGCTTTTCGCCGAGCCGCTTGAACGTGGTCTGCTGGACCTCGGGCACAAAATCGATCTCACCGAGCTGCAGCGCCCGTTCGACCGCGTCGGAGTTGCCGTACTTGATGAACTCGATCCGGTCGAATGCCGGCTTGTCCCCGGAGAACTCCGGGTTGCGTTCCATCGTGATCTGGCGACCCCGGTCGAACTTCGTGGTGATGAAGGGGCCGGTTCCGACCAGGGGCAGCTCCGGCTGGTAGGTCGTGGTCAGCTTGCCCTTCGGCACCTTGCCCCAGATGTGTTCGGGCAGGATGTAGAGCAACAGATTGTCGACAATCCGGGTGTCGGGCCGGCTGGTCTTGACGATCACGGTTTTCTCGTCCGGGGTCTCGACCGAGGTGATGTTCTCGGTGGTGGCGGTGAAGAGCTCACCTTCGGTTCCGAGGTTGT includes:
- a CDS encoding peptide ABC transporter substrate-binding protein, which gives rise to MRRWLSATLFVAILMLAGTVGQATAAGEKNASSGEDVLKIGWAQDPQTLNPFIGLDEEDWTVWAINWDMLVNYNPKDLSPAPGIAESWEVSEDKKSVTFKLADRKWSDGKPVTSTDVKWTIDNLGTEGELFTATTENITSVETPDEKTVIVKTSRPDTRIVDNLLLYILPEHIWGKVPKGKLTTTYQPELPLVGTGPFITTKFDRGRQITMERNPEFSGDKPAFDRIEFIKYGNSDAVERALQLGEIDFVPEVQQTTFKRLGEKPNVETLKSPAPGFTEMAFNMCAKKTCPDAKLNPAIQDLPVRQAIAYGVDRERLNQIAAGGTAFVANGLLPSYYKTLFEMPDEVYPFDPDKANQILDDAGYTKGSDGIREKNGDRLSFNLYTRTRSEAPFDAQAANLIAEMTKEIGIEFKPQPVSVDRLTEVTARQVDGKPAPEFDSFIWGWSGDVSLLLSIMTTGEIGGSSDSFFSNAEYDRLFQKQSGLFDLDERREVIHQMINILQRELPYLVLIENPMLEAWRSDRIENVKPTCPEGDGDALCLQTGYAPLLTLAPAGEGGSGGGGGNTGLIVIIAAVVLGAAALLVIRSRRRGSEALELEEEPEEDDGR